A window of the Citrus sinensis cultivar Valencia sweet orange chromosome 9, DVS_A1.0, whole genome shotgun sequence genome harbors these coding sequences:
- the LOC102607939 gene encoding F-box/kelch-repeat protein At3g06240-like — translation MSVSSENNKTIPHEIIFEILLRLPVKSLCRFKCVSSSWLALISDPQFVMLQLHRNKRRNLILSNLSGNSAYNYSIDEEKLVSVELDFPLEQDANRDGSGYLARIVGSCNGLVCTTPKPKIFFVLNPLTRESKRIPDVPFEPFPRSSDDLYGFGCTAEDCKFIKVSFGLKPNMSVAIFSLRMNSWRRVLASGYTRPLINVPGTLTNGALHWRLQKHGGDFVLAAFDLVEERFKEFPLPDASTSFRFFGTGVLGDCLCLQFFKGKMKEHWIMKEYGVKESWTRVFIHQDPNNVWPLCLWKNSTKLLVINRKNLLVCDCNNEGSEDVAVADVPNWNSACVYVESLVSPN, via the coding sequence ATGTCAGTTTCTTCTGAAAACAATAAGACTATTCCACATGAAATCATATTTGAGATACTGTTAAGACTGCCAGTGAAGTCATTATGTCGATTCAAGTGCGTTTCCAGTTCATGGCTTGCTTTAATCTCCGATCCTCAATTTGTCATGCTACAACTCCACCGAAACAAGAGGCGTAACCTAATACTCTCTAATCTCTCCGGAAACTCTGCATATAATTACTCTAtagatgaagaaaaattagtttctGTAGAGCTTGATTTTCCACTCGAACAAGATGCTAACAGAGACGGTAGTGGTTATTTGGCTCGCATTGTTGGTTCTTGCAATGGCTTGGTGTGCACAACCcctaaacccaaaattttctttgtgcTCAATCCTTTGACGAGAGAGTCCAAGAGAATACCAGACGTTCCGTTTGAGCCCTTTCCTCGTTCTTCTGATGATTTATATGGGTTTGGTTGTACTGCTGAAGATTGCAAGTTCATCAAAGTTAGTTTTGGATTAAAACCAAATATGTCTGTGGCTATATTTTCTCTACGGATGAATTCTTGGAGAAGGGTTCTAGCTTCAGGTTACACGCGTCCACTAATCAATGTTCCAGGGACATTAACAAATGGAGCTTTACATTGGCGGTTGCAGAAACATGGTGGTGATTTCGTGCTTGCTGCTTTTGATTTGGTTGAAGAGAGGTTCAAAGAATTTCCTTTGCCTGATGCTTCTACAAGCTTTAGATTTTTTGGAACTGGAGTTCTTGGAGATTGCCTTTGTTTGcaattttttaaaggaaaaatgaaagagcATTGGATAATGAAAGAATATGGAGTTAAGGAATCTTGGACTAGGGTTTTTATTCATCAAGATCCAAATAATGTGTGGCCATTATGCCTCTGGAAGAATAGCACAAAGTTGTTAGTGATAAATAGGAAGAATTTACTGGTATGTGATTGTAACAATGAAGGGTCTGAAGATGTTGCTGTTGCCGATGTTCCAAATTGGAACTCTGCGTGTGTTTATGTGGAGAGCCTTGTCTCACCCAATTAG